Within the Chromobacterium paludis genome, the region CACAAAGGAAAAATCTGCCGATCCCACACCTTCAAGCGCAAGGCGGATGCCGTCGCCTGGGCGCCGAAACTAAAAGCGGAAATCGACGCGGGACGCATCGGCATGGCTGATGACATCAACGGCTGAGAGGAAAACCGCTCCACGGCCGCCCCCTGGTCTCAAAGGCTGGGACAGCGCAGCTGCCGCCCCAGCTCAGATCGTCGTTGCGCTTACATCGTTAAAAAAATATATAAATCAGACCATTCCCACCGTTGGCGCCTGCGGCATTTTTACCGCCACTTCCACCGTTGGATGCAGCTGAGATGGAACTCCCCGCTGGGCCGTAGCTGCCGCCTCCACCGCCGCCGCCGGTGCAGTTGAAGGTGTTAATACCCCCGCCGCCGCCAGCCCCCCAACCGCCGCCGCCGCCGCCGCCGGTCCACGAAGAATACTGACCACCAAAGCCACCCGCACCAGCACCGACGCCCGACCCGGCCACGCCCTTGGTAGCAGTTAACCCGCTGACACCACCAGGGCCGCCATATCCTGAGCCACCATTTCCGGCGTATTGGGCAGCGCCGCCACCACTGCCATTTGCACCGCCACCGCCGCCATTAGCGCCTCCCGCGCAGCCGGCGCCACTGCCGCTATTGCCATTGCCGCCGTTGCCGCCAGCATTCCCAGCATCGCCGCCACCGCCACCTCCGCCGCCGCCCGCCACAACCAAGGTGGATCCCGTCGTGGAATTAACCAGGTTGCTTGAGCCCCCACCACCCCCACCATTAGCCGTTGCCGTGCCTCCACCACCGCCACCACCCGGACCACCCACAACAAAGGTCAGCACATCGCCCGGATTGACGGCAACCGTACCGCCAACCGTCCCACCCGAGCCACCATTGCCACCCAGGCTGCCCGCGCTCGCCGTGCTAGCGCCGCCACCCCCACCAGCCCCCATGGCTAAAATATTAATAGCGTGGGTTCCAGCAGGCACGGAGCAGGTATAGCTGCCTGGGGCGCTGTACATGGTGCCGCTAACGCAATTTGCGGCAACAGCGCCTATCGACGTTAAACCGCACACCGCTAGGACAATCATTTTCGGCGCGCCAATAAATCCCTTATAAGCATATTTCTTTGGTATTTTTTCAGCAGATGGCATATTCAACTCCAGCAGTTAGCGTGAATACGTGAGGAATGGCGGCATGTTTTTGCCAGATCATCCCTTCAGCGCACGATATATTTGCGACAGATTTGGTCAGGTTCGACTGACCTGCTTGAACCTTGTTGCGGAGCCTATTAGGTTGCAGCAAAGGCACCTTACGAAAGCTTAGACTACTTCGCTCCAAAAAATACCCAATGGATCACCAGTCAACCAAAACAACCTGAATGTAATTATGCTTTGCACATGGCAGCAGCCAGAGGCCCTCGCCGCGCCGGAGTGGCCATTGGAGGTGATCACTGGCCGGCCACAGCATGAAGATCAGTATGTCAATTGGTCTTTATCCCGAACCCACACCTATCCCAAAGGACAGGGCAAAGATCCGACCCATCTCCTAGAGTGGGTCTACCCCACACCGAGTAGCGAGTGCCATGCCAATGGCTCGCCATTTGCGGGGGCTGCATCGCTCTTCCCATCTGAACGAAGAAGGCTTTCAAGGCATCGGCGCCAGCCTGGGATGGCGACTGTCAGTCACATCAACTGCGTTGAATCCACTGGAGATTTTCTTATGGAAAAGACAGGCCTGTATTTGCTTAAGCTGAGCTTCACTCCCGAAAAAGGCATGACTGGCGCAGGCTCCATGACGCTTGCCGTCACGGTCAATGCCTCCACCGGCGCTCTGCACGGCCAGGCGCACGGCTCCATTCTGGAAGGTACGCAGCATTCCCCGACCTTCACTTCTCCGGCAGTGGGCGCCATGCACAGCACTGGCTTTGGCCACATCACCAGGGTCGGCGCCGTTCATGGCGAGGCTGCGGTATCCGTCGCTCCGCCGGCCATCGGCACCTACCTCGCTCCGTTCTCCGCCAGCTTCGGCCTCGGCGCCGACTGGACTGGCCAAGGCCAATTCACCGTGGGAACCCATACCTACAAGTGTGAAGTGAAGATGGTGGACTAAGTCCACGCGTTGATTGTCGATATAATGTTCTCATGAAGCAGCCCGAGCTGACGCAGTTCGGGCTGTTTTCATTACCAGGCTGCAGCTGCAGCCATACCTAAATGCATCCATCGGCGGTATAGTGCTGGTCATTAGCATCGATTTGCGCCCTGCAGCGCTCCGCCCGACGCATGGAGCCGCAATGCCGCGCAACACACTCGAGGAATTGGCCGCAACATGCTTCTGATGATTGATAATTAGCACGGTCTTCCGACGTGTTTCGAAGTCATCTGACTGCACCTCCATAATCCTTGCCACACTTAGATTTGTTTTCCGACGTCTTCCGACATTGATCGGTGACATCAGAAAAAAAAGGGGGTATTTTTGGGGGTATATCAAATCGATACCCCCACCATGCCCCTTACAGACGTCAAGGTTAGACAGACAAAGCCAACCGACAAGCCGGTAAAAATCAGCGACAGCAATGGCCTCTATCTACTGGTCAAGCCCAATGGCTCAAAGTTGTGGCGCTACAAGTACCGCATGGCTGATGCTGCAGGCACCATTCGTGAGAATGTCTATGCCATTGGCGATTATCCTACCTTCTCGTTGTCAGAGGCCCGCGCTGAACGAGATCGCGCGCGAGAGTTGGTGAAGGCTGGCCGCCATCCATCACAGGTTCGCAGGTCAGAAAAATCTGACAAGATCGCAGAGAATGCCAACACCTTCCAATCAGTCGCATTGGAATGGCTGGAAAAGAAGAGGGCCAGCTGGAAGCCTTACACATTTTCTCAAGCCTCGAACGCACTCCATAAAAATGCCTTTCCATCTTTTGGCTCTTCACCCCTGCGTGAAGTCACATCGGCCATGCTATTGGAGATGCTTCAGAAAATGGAGAAGCGTGGTGCCGAAACACTTGCCTTGCAGGTGCGCCAATGGTGCTCCGCCATATTCTGCTACGGTGTTGCCACGTTGCGCGCAGACTTCGATCCCGCTTATGCCATCAAAGGGGCGTTGCACCGACCACCGGTCAACCACAGCAGATCGCTCACAACTGCCGACCTGGCAGACTTGAAGGCGAAGCTGGACGCATACGGCGGCAATCGGCAAACAATAATTGCTATGCGCCTGTTGATCTACTGCTTCACGCGAACGGGCGAACTGCGGCTGGCCAGTTGGGCGGAGTTTGATCTGGATCGAGCAGAATGGCGCATACCGGCGGGCAGGATGAAAATGGCGCGACTGCACATCGTGCCGCTATCTCGGCAAGCAGTGGAACTGCTGAGGGAGCTAAGGACGATAACGGGCGGCGGCGATTTGTTGTTTCCAAATCAGCGCAAGCCCAGAGAAAGCATGAGCGCAACGACAATCAACCGCGCGCTAGAGCATATGGGATACAGCTCTGGGATGGTGACAGGCCATGACTTTCGAGCCACGGCCTCTACCCTGCTGCATGAGAATGGTTTTACTGCGTTGGCGATTGAGCGCCAGTTGGCGCACGCAGAGAGGAATAAAGTAAAAGCGGCGTACAACCATGCTGAATACATGGAGGAACGCCGCCAGATGATGCAATGGTGGGCCGACTATATCGACTCGATACCGCCCAAGGAAATACCTAAAGTAGATCAAGCTACCCTGACCTGACTTGCAGCCTCTATCCAGGCATTGATTTCGCTCTCCAGCCAAACCGCAACGCGCTCCCCCAGCTTGATCTGCTTGGGGAATGCGCCCTCCTTCATGCGGTCATAAATCGTAGTGGTGCTCAAACCAGTCCTCTCTCGCACTTCCTTGATTCTCAGAAAACGATCAGCCATTTCATATTCTCCAAATAGTAAGGGCCGCCCTCGGGCAGCCCTCAAAACACAATTTCCGGCGCGGTCCAGTGGCCGCCCCACTCCTCTGCCGGCGCCCTCACCCACTCCATCCGGGTGCAGCTGTGGCCAGGCTCTGGCGCCGGCGGCTCCGGGCCGATGTAGATCACCTCCACGCCGCGGCGCAGTGTGTAGCGGTAGATGGGCGCGGTCAGCTGGAGCATGCCGACTCCGGTGGAATGACAGGGCCAGCGAACTGCCAAGTACCCATTCCGTACTCAATGCCGCGGCTGTTGCCTGGCTGGATCGGGATCAGCACCCAGTTGGCGCCGGTATTCGGTCGTGCCCATACGTGGCACGGCGTGGCGATCTGTGCGGCCAGCTCGATCACGTCGTCGGCGGTCATGCTCCGATCGCTCCGCGCCACGTCCCTAACCAGCTCGGTGATACGTGCCTCCTGGACATCGACGTG harbors:
- a CDS encoding tyrosine-type recombinase/integrase is translated as MGVYQIDTPTMPLTDVKVRQTKPTDKPVKISDSNGLYLLVKPNGSKLWRYKYRMADAAGTIRENVYAIGDYPTFSLSEARAERDRARELVKAGRHPSQVRRSEKSDKIAENANTFQSVALEWLEKKRASWKPYTFSQASNALHKNAFPSFGSSPLREVTSAMLLEMLQKMEKRGAETLALQVRQWCSAIFCYGVATLRADFDPAYAIKGALHRPPVNHSRSLTTADLADLKAKLDAYGGNRQTIIAMRLLIYCFTRTGELRLASWAEFDLDRAEWRIPAGRMKMARLHIVPLSRQAVELLRELRTITGGGDLLFPNQRKPRESMSATTINRALEHMGYSSGMVTGHDFRATASTLLHENGFTALAIERQLAHAERNKVKAAYNHAEYMEERRQMMQWWADYIDSIPPKEIPKVDQATLT
- a CDS encoding ead/Ea22-like family protein — protein: MLTPDQLSALRAAAEAATPGPWRTGGSKPDGLHEITVYGSQVVIDTDIGPKVLLEGNSNFQAESVANAAYIAAANPAAILALLAHVDVQEARITELVRDVARSDRSMTADDVIELAAQIATPCHVWARPNTGANWVLIPIQPGNSRGIEYGMGTWQFAGPVIPPESACSS
- a CDS encoding helix-turn-helix transcriptional regulator, coding for MADRFLRIKEVRERTGLSTTTIYDRMKEGAFPKQIKLGERVAVWLESEINAWIEAASQVRVA
- a CDS encoding DUF1842 domain-containing protein yields the protein MEKTGLYLLKLSFTPEKGMTGAGSMTLAVTVNASTGALHGQAHGSILEGTQHSPTFTSPAVGAMHSTGFGHITRVGAVHGEAAVSVAPPAIGTYLAPFSASFGLGADWTGQGQFTVGTHTYKCEVKMVD